A stretch of Anopheles funestus chromosome X unlocalized genomic scaffold, idAnoFuneDA-416_04 X_unloc_27, whole genome shotgun sequence DNA encodes these proteins:
- the LOC125773289 gene encoding uncharacterized protein LOC125773289 — protein sequence MLITRLVSNGSSIVTQIWKDLLISYQKLFYADVLSCLWKKLLEVQRLKIFSIFPKKFLILPLWMLITRSVSNGSSIVTQIWKDLLISYQKLFYADVLSCLWKKLLEVQRLKIFSIFPKKFLILPLWMLITRSISNGSSIVAHIWIDLVISYQKLFYADVLSCLWKKLFEVQRLNIFSIFLKKFLILPLWMLITRSVSNGSSIVTQIWKDLLISYQKLFYADVLSCLWKKLLEVQRLKIFSIFPKKFLILPLWMLITRSVSNGSSIVTQIWKDLLISYQKLFYADVLSCLWKKLFEVQRLKIFSIFPKKFLILPLWMLITRSVSNGSSIVTQIWKDLLISYQKLFYADVLSCLWKKLFEKVASNTLNGLYELPTFRLISRDSHFNFYF from the coding sequence atgcttataactcggttagtttccaatggatcttcaattgtaacacagatttggaaagatctgctcatcagctaccaaaagttattctacgccgatgtgctaagttgtctgtggaaaaagttattagaggtacaaagacttaaaattttctcaatttttcctaaaaaattcctcattttgccactttggatgcttataactcggtcagtttccaatggatcttcaattgtaacacagatttggaaagatctgctcatcagctaccaaaagttattctacgccgatgtgctaagttgtctgtggaaaaagttattagaggtacaaagacttaaaattttctcaatttttcctaaaaaattcctcattttgccactttggatgcttataactcggtcaatttccaatggatcttcaattgtagcacatatttggatagatctggtcattagctaccaaaagttattctacgccgatgtgctaagttgtctgtggaaaaagttattcgaggtacaaagacttaacattttctcaatttttctaaaaaaattcctcattttgccactttggatgcttataactcggtcagtttccaatggatcttcaattgtaacacagatttggaaagatctgctcatcagctaccaaaagttattctacgccgatgtgctaagttgtctgtggaaaaagttattagaggtacaaagacttaaaattttctcaatttttcctaaaaaattcctcattttgccactttggatgcttataactcggtcagtttccaatggatcttcgattgtaacacagatttggaaagatctgctcatcagctaccaaaagttattctacgccgatgtgctaagttgtctgtggaaaaagttattcgaggtacaaagacttaaaattttctcaatttttcctaaaaaattcctcattttgccactttggatgcttataactcggtcagtttccaatggatcttcgattgtaacacagatttggaaagatctgctcatcagctaccaaaagttattctacgccgatgtgctaagttgtctgtggaaaaagttattcgaaaaagtagcttctaatactttgaatggcttatacgaattgcctaccttcaggctgatttctcgcgattcgcatttcaatttctatttttga